CTAGGAGCCAACGCGCTCAATGAGAATGCAGTAAAAAAAATATACGAAGCAAAGGGACGCCCTTCAGATAATCCTCTGATTCTTCATGTGTCTGGACTTGAAATGGCAGAATCCCTCGTACATATAAATGAAACAGCAAAACTTCTAATGAATAAATTTTGGCCAGGCCCTCTTTCGCTAGTTCTTAATGCAAAAGATATAATCCCTTTGTCTACAAGAGGAGGACTTCCCACCGCAGCAATAAGAATGCCAGATAATCGTATAGCACTTGAGCTTATAAGGATTTCTAACCTTCCAATTGCTGCTCCAAGTGCAAATAAAAGTGGAAGGCCGAGCCCGACAGACGCAAAAACTGTGAGGGATGATATAGGAGATTCAGTTGAAATGATTATTGATGGGGGTAAAACTCTAGTAGGTCTTGAATCCACAGTCCTTGATATAACTGGTGAAAATCCTGTTCTTCTGAGACCTGGTGCAATATCAAAAGAAGAAATAGAAGCAGTGCTGAACGTAACAGTGCTTTTTTCTCAAGACGAAAACATTATCAAGCGTTCTCCAGGTGTAAGGTATCGTCACTATGCACCAAACATACCTCTTGTATTGTCTGATGTAGAAAATGCTTTAAAATATGCGAATGGCAGAAAATGGGCTTGGATAGGCACATCAGAACCCAAAGGC
This genomic stretch from Synergistaceae bacterium harbors:
- a CDS encoding threonylcarbamoyl-AMP synthase; this encodes MEKRLNNIFDETTKEELSLFKKAAEIIKADGLVAFPTETVYGLGANALNENAVKKIYEAKGRPSDNPLILHVSGLEMAESLVHINETAKLLMNKFWPGPLSLVLNAKDIIPLSTRGGLPTAAIRMPDNRIALELIRISNLPIAAPSANKSGRPSPTDAKTVRDDIGDSVEMIIDGGKTLVGLESTVLDITGENPVLLRPGAISKEEIEAVLNVTVLFSQDENIIKRSPGVRYRHYAPNIPLVLSDVENALKYANGRKWAWIGTSEPKGTPNTKIIFINTNEYAKELFRVLREIETTKVEVIIAEKPEQKGIGLALTDRLIKAAGN